One window from the genome of Glycine soja cultivar W05 chromosome 12, ASM419377v2, whole genome shotgun sequence encodes:
- the LOC114380101 gene encoding flowering time control protein FPA-like isoform X2, with protein sequence MPFPAKPTRDFDESASPSNNLWVGNLAADVTDADLMELFAKYGALDSVTSYSARSYAFVFFKRVEDAKAAKNALQGTSLRGSSLKIEFARPAKACKQLWVGGISQAVTKEDLEAEFQKFGKIEDFKFFRDRNTACVEFFNLEDATQAMKIMNGKRIGGEHIRVDFLRSQSTKRDQLDYGQFQGKNLGHTDAYSGQKRPLHSQPPMGGKGDSQPSNILWIGYPPAVQIDEQMLHNAMILFGEIERIKSFPLRNYSIVEFRSVDEARRAKEGLQGRLFNDPRITIMYSSSDLVPGSDYPSFFPGSNGPRPDVLLNEHPFRPLQMDVFGHNRPMVLNNFPGQLPPSGIMGLNVPMRPFGNHGGVESVISGPEFNEIDALHKFQDGSSKSNMGPNWKRPSPPAQSTRLPTRSTSGAWDVLDKNHIPRDSKRSRIDGPLPVAEALFPFRNIDDRGLALEQAYGIDPAIDGNGSGPYVNIQGKSHLGPVSSRITAGVHDIVQPDIDHIWRGVIAKGGTPVCRARCVPIGKGIGTELPGVVDCSARTGLDILTKHYADAIGFDIVFFLPDSEDDFASYTEFLRYLSAKNRAGVAKFVDNTTLFLVPPSDFLTRVLKVTGPERLYGVVLKFPPVPSSAPMQQPSHLPVPTTQYMQHIPPSQTEYGLIPVKEEQVLPMDYNRPLHEDSKLPAKPVYPPAGGPPPVHSGPPDYSTNNTVAGSQAGVALTPELIATLASLLPTTTQLPTTDGAKSAVGSSTMKLPFPPMTPNDGNQSHQIADQSTHPPQQLRNMYNVHNAPYQPHPPLSAPAGNPAQVSGSSHIQDTAANMQQQQGAVSSRHMPNFMMPTQSGQVAVSPHASQHYQVEVSPSNQKGFGVVQGTDASALYNSQAFQQPNNNSQAFQQPNNNSQAFQQLNNNSLAFQQPNNNSQAFQQPNNNSQAFQQPNNNSQAFQQPNNSFALSNQTNSANASQQQTAMLYTVDQVNSDTPNQQLPMFGVSQGQTEVEADKNQRYQSTLQFAANLLLQLQQQQQQAPGGHGPGQ encoded by the exons ATGCCGTTTCCGGCGAAACCAACGCGGGATTTCGACGAGTCGGCGAGTCCGTCGAACAACCTGTGGGTGGGGAATCTGGCGGCGGACGTCACCGACGCTGATCTGATGGAGCTCTTCGCCAAATACGGCGCACTCGACAGCGTGACTTCCTATTCCGCTCGCAGTTACGCTTTCGTGTTCTTCAAACGCGTCGAAGACGCCAAAGCCGCCAAGAACGCTCTCCAAGGAACCTCTCTCCGCGGCAGTTCCTTGAAGATTGAGTTTGCCAGACCG GCAAAGGCATGTAAACAACTTTGGGTGGGTGGTATTAGTCAGGCTGTTACAAAGGAAGATTTGGAAGCTGAATTTCAGAAATTTGGTAAAATTGAGGATTTTAAGTTCTTCAGAGACAGAAATACTGCATGTGTTgaatttttcaatttggaagaTGCTACTCAGGCCATGAAAATCATGAATGGGAAACGAATTGGCGGGGAGCATATTCGTGTTGACTTCCTTCGATCACAATCTACAAAAAGg GATCAGCTTGATTATGGGCAGTTTCAGGGAAAAAACTTGGGGCATACTGATGCTTATTCTGGACAGAAAAGACCATTG CATTCACAGCCTCCAATGGGGGGAAAAGGTGACAGTCAACCAAGTAATATTTTGTGGATCGGTTATCCACCTGCTGTTCAGATTGATGAACAAATGCTCCACAATGCCATGATTTTGTTTGGTGAAATCGAGAGAATCAAGAGTTTTCCTTTGAGAAATTATTCTATTGTTGAGTTTAGAAGTGTTGATGAAGCTCGACGTGCAAAAGAGGGCCTTCAAGGACGCCTTTTTAATGATCCTCGAATAACAATTATGTATTCTAGCAGTGACCTAGTACCTGGCAGTGATTACCCCAGCTTTTTTCCTGGAAGTAATGGACCAAGACCTGATGTATTGCTGAATGAGCATCCATTTCGACCATTACAAATGGATGTATTTGGTCATAATCGTCCAATGGTTCTAAATAATTTTCCTGGACAGTTACCACCTAGTGGTATTATGGGACTAAATGTACCAATGCGACCTTTTGGTAATCACGGTGGTGTTGAATCTGTTATTTCTGGCCCTGAGTTTAACGAGATTGATGCGCTCCATAAATTTCAGGATGGTAGCTCCAAGAGTAACATGGGTCCAAACTGGAAAAGGCCATCTCCTCCTGCACAGAGCACTAGGCTTCCTACCAGATCAACGTCTGGGGCATGGGATGTACTTGACAAAAACCATATTCCAAGAGATTCTAAACGTTCAAGGATAGATGGACCCTTGCCTGTTGCTGAAGCCCTATTTCCTTTTAGGAATATTGATGATCGGGGGTTAGCTCTAGAACAAGCATATGGGATTGATCCAGCTATTGATGGAAATGGTTCTGGTCCATATGTAAACATTCAAGGAAAGAGTCACCTTGGTCCAGTTAGCTCAAGGATTACAGCTGGAGTACATGATATTGTCCAACCTGATATTGATCATATTTGGCGCGGAGTTATTGCAAAAGGGGGAACTCCTGTTTGCCGTGCTAGATGTGTACCAATTGGGAAAGGAATTGGAACTGAGCT TCCTGGTGTTGTTGATTGCTCGGCTAGGACGGGATTGGATATACTCACAAAACATTATGCTGATGCAATTGGTtttgatattgttttttttctgcCTGATAGTGAAGACGATTTTGCTTCATATACTGAGTTCCTACGCTATCTTAGTGCGAAAAATCGTGCTGGTGTTGCCAAATTTGTTGATAACACCACCTTATTCTTGGTGCCTCCTTCTGATTTTCTCACAAGAGTTTTGAAAGTCACTGGACCTGAGCGTCTATATGGTGTGGTTCTTAAGTTTCCACCAGTGCCAAGTAGTGCACCTATGCAACAGCCATCGCATTTGCCTGTACCGACAACTCAGTATATGCAACATATTCCTCCTTCACAGACTGAATATGGTTTGATTCCTGTTAAAGAGGAACAGGTTTTGCCAATGGATTATAACAGACCGTTGCATGAGGATTCTAAGCTTCCTGCTAAACCAGTCTATCCACCAGCAGGTGGGCCCCCTCCAGTTCATTCTGGGCCTCCCGATTATTCTACTAATAATACTGTTGCTGGGTCCCAAGCTGGAGTTGCATTAACACCTGAGCTTATTGCAACTTTAGCTTCTTTACTTCCTACAACTACACAATTACCTACCACTGATGGTGCCAAGTCAGCAGTAGGTTCTTCGACCATGAAGCTTCCATTTCCTCCCATGACACCAAATGATGGAAATCAATCTCATCAAATTGCAGATCAATCCACTCATCCTCCTCAACAGTTGAGGAACATGTATAACGTTCACAATGCTCCCTATCAGCCCCATCCACCATTATCTGCTCCTGCTGGCAATCCTGCTCAAGTGTCTGGCAGTTCTCATATCCAAGATACTGCTGCCAACATGCAGCAGCAGCAAGGTGCTGTTTCATCAAGACACATGCCTAATTTCATGATGCCTACTCAAAGTGGACAGGTAGCTGTATCCCCCCATGCCAGTCAGCATTACCAAGTTGAGGTCTCCCCCAGCAATCAGAAAGGCTTTGGAGTGGTGCAGGGAACAGATGCCTCTGCTTTATACAATTCTCAG GCTTTCCAGCAACCTAATAACAATTCTCAGGCTTTCCAGCAACCTAATAACAATTCTCAGGCTTTCCAGCAACTTAATAACAATTCTCTGGCTTTCCAGCAACCTAATAACAATTCTCAGGCTTTCCAGCAACCTAATAACAATTCTCAGGCTTTCCAGCAACCTAATAACAATTCTCAGGCTTTCCAGCAACCTAATAATTCTTTTGCCTTATCTAATCAAACTAATAGTGCTAATGCTTCACAGCAGCAAACTGCCATGCTGTATACAGTGGACCAGGTAAACTCGGACACCCCCAATCAGCAACTTCCTATGTTTGGAGTCAGTCAAGGACAAACAGAGGTGGAGGCTGATAAGAACCAGAGATACCAGTCAACGTTACAATTTGCTGCCAACCTTCTTCTCCAACTacaacagcaacagcaacaAGCCCCAGGAGGACATGGGCCAGGACAATGA
- the LOC114380101 gene encoding flowering time control protein FPA-like isoform X1, with protein sequence MPFPAKPTRDFDESASPSNNLWVGNLAADVTDADLMELFAKYGALDSVTSYSARSYAFVFFKRVEDAKAAKNALQGTSLRGSSLKIEFARPAKACKQLWVGGISQAVTKEDLEAEFQKFGKIEDFKFFRDRNTACVEFFNLEDATQAMKIMNGKRIGGEHIRVDFLRSQSTKRDQLDYGQFQGKNLGHTDAYSGQKRPLHSQPPMGGKGDSQPSNILWIGYPPAVQIDEQMLHNAMILFGEIERIKSFPLRNYSIVEFRSVDEARRAKEGLQGRLFNDPRITIMYSSSDLVPGSDYPSFFPGSNGPRPDVLLNEHPFRPLQMDVFGHNRPMVLNNFPGQLPPSGIMGLNVPMRPFGNHGGVESVISGPEFNEIDALHKFQDGSSKSNMGPNWKRPSPPAQSTRLPTRSTSGAWDVLDKNHIPRDSKRSRIDGPLPVAEALFPFRNIDDRGLALEQAYGIDPAIDGNGSGPYVNIQGKSHLGPVSSRITAGVHDIVQPDIDHIWRGVIAKGGTPVCRARCVPIGKGIGTELPGVVDCSARTGLDILTKHYADAIGFDIVFFLPDSEDDFASYTEFLRYLSAKNRAGVAKFVDNTTLFLVPPSDFLTRVLKVTGPERLYGVVLKFPPVPSSAPMQQPSHLPVPTTQYMQHIPPSQTEYGLIPVKEEQVLPMDYNRPLHEDSKLPAKPVYPPAGGPPPVHSGPPDYSTNNTVAGSQAGVALTPELIATLASLLPTTTQLPTTDGAKSAVGSSTMKLPFPPMTPNDGNQSHQIADQSTHPPQQLRNMYNVHNAPYQPHPPLSAPAGNPAQVSGSSHIQDTAANMQQQQGAVSSRHMPNFMMPTQSGQVAVSPHASQHYQVEVSPSNQKGFGVVQGTDASALYNSQAFQQPNNNSQAFQQPNNNSQAFQQPNNNSQAFQQLNNNSLAFQQPNNNSQAFQQPNNNSQAFQQPNNNSQAFQQPNNSFALSNQTNSANASQQQTAMLYTVDQVNSDTPNQQLPMFGVSQGQTEVEADKNQRYQSTLQFAANLLLQLQQQQQQAPGGHGPGQ encoded by the exons ATGCCGTTTCCGGCGAAACCAACGCGGGATTTCGACGAGTCGGCGAGTCCGTCGAACAACCTGTGGGTGGGGAATCTGGCGGCGGACGTCACCGACGCTGATCTGATGGAGCTCTTCGCCAAATACGGCGCACTCGACAGCGTGACTTCCTATTCCGCTCGCAGTTACGCTTTCGTGTTCTTCAAACGCGTCGAAGACGCCAAAGCCGCCAAGAACGCTCTCCAAGGAACCTCTCTCCGCGGCAGTTCCTTGAAGATTGAGTTTGCCAGACCG GCAAAGGCATGTAAACAACTTTGGGTGGGTGGTATTAGTCAGGCTGTTACAAAGGAAGATTTGGAAGCTGAATTTCAGAAATTTGGTAAAATTGAGGATTTTAAGTTCTTCAGAGACAGAAATACTGCATGTGTTgaatttttcaatttggaagaTGCTACTCAGGCCATGAAAATCATGAATGGGAAACGAATTGGCGGGGAGCATATTCGTGTTGACTTCCTTCGATCACAATCTACAAAAAGg GATCAGCTTGATTATGGGCAGTTTCAGGGAAAAAACTTGGGGCATACTGATGCTTATTCTGGACAGAAAAGACCATTG CATTCACAGCCTCCAATGGGGGGAAAAGGTGACAGTCAACCAAGTAATATTTTGTGGATCGGTTATCCACCTGCTGTTCAGATTGATGAACAAATGCTCCACAATGCCATGATTTTGTTTGGTGAAATCGAGAGAATCAAGAGTTTTCCTTTGAGAAATTATTCTATTGTTGAGTTTAGAAGTGTTGATGAAGCTCGACGTGCAAAAGAGGGCCTTCAAGGACGCCTTTTTAATGATCCTCGAATAACAATTATGTATTCTAGCAGTGACCTAGTACCTGGCAGTGATTACCCCAGCTTTTTTCCTGGAAGTAATGGACCAAGACCTGATGTATTGCTGAATGAGCATCCATTTCGACCATTACAAATGGATGTATTTGGTCATAATCGTCCAATGGTTCTAAATAATTTTCCTGGACAGTTACCACCTAGTGGTATTATGGGACTAAATGTACCAATGCGACCTTTTGGTAATCACGGTGGTGTTGAATCTGTTATTTCTGGCCCTGAGTTTAACGAGATTGATGCGCTCCATAAATTTCAGGATGGTAGCTCCAAGAGTAACATGGGTCCAAACTGGAAAAGGCCATCTCCTCCTGCACAGAGCACTAGGCTTCCTACCAGATCAACGTCTGGGGCATGGGATGTACTTGACAAAAACCATATTCCAAGAGATTCTAAACGTTCAAGGATAGATGGACCCTTGCCTGTTGCTGAAGCCCTATTTCCTTTTAGGAATATTGATGATCGGGGGTTAGCTCTAGAACAAGCATATGGGATTGATCCAGCTATTGATGGAAATGGTTCTGGTCCATATGTAAACATTCAAGGAAAGAGTCACCTTGGTCCAGTTAGCTCAAGGATTACAGCTGGAGTACATGATATTGTCCAACCTGATATTGATCATATTTGGCGCGGAGTTATTGCAAAAGGGGGAACTCCTGTTTGCCGTGCTAGATGTGTACCAATTGGGAAAGGAATTGGAACTGAGCT TCCTGGTGTTGTTGATTGCTCGGCTAGGACGGGATTGGATATACTCACAAAACATTATGCTGATGCAATTGGTtttgatattgttttttttctgcCTGATAGTGAAGACGATTTTGCTTCATATACTGAGTTCCTACGCTATCTTAGTGCGAAAAATCGTGCTGGTGTTGCCAAATTTGTTGATAACACCACCTTATTCTTGGTGCCTCCTTCTGATTTTCTCACAAGAGTTTTGAAAGTCACTGGACCTGAGCGTCTATATGGTGTGGTTCTTAAGTTTCCACCAGTGCCAAGTAGTGCACCTATGCAACAGCCATCGCATTTGCCTGTACCGACAACTCAGTATATGCAACATATTCCTCCTTCACAGACTGAATATGGTTTGATTCCTGTTAAAGAGGAACAGGTTTTGCCAATGGATTATAACAGACCGTTGCATGAGGATTCTAAGCTTCCTGCTAAACCAGTCTATCCACCAGCAGGTGGGCCCCCTCCAGTTCATTCTGGGCCTCCCGATTATTCTACTAATAATACTGTTGCTGGGTCCCAAGCTGGAGTTGCATTAACACCTGAGCTTATTGCAACTTTAGCTTCTTTACTTCCTACAACTACACAATTACCTACCACTGATGGTGCCAAGTCAGCAGTAGGTTCTTCGACCATGAAGCTTCCATTTCCTCCCATGACACCAAATGATGGAAATCAATCTCATCAAATTGCAGATCAATCCACTCATCCTCCTCAACAGTTGAGGAACATGTATAACGTTCACAATGCTCCCTATCAGCCCCATCCACCATTATCTGCTCCTGCTGGCAATCCTGCTCAAGTGTCTGGCAGTTCTCATATCCAAGATACTGCTGCCAACATGCAGCAGCAGCAAGGTGCTGTTTCATCAAGACACATGCCTAATTTCATGATGCCTACTCAAAGTGGACAGGTAGCTGTATCCCCCCATGCCAGTCAGCATTACCAAGTTGAGGTCTCCCCCAGCAATCAGAAAGGCTTTGGAGTGGTGCAGGGAACAGATGCCTCTGCTTTATACAATTCTCAGGCTTTCCAGCAACCTAATAACAATTCTCAGGCTTTCCAGCAACCTAATAACAATTCTCAGGCTTTCCAGCAACCTAATAACAATTCTCAGGCTTTCCAGCAACTTAATAACAATTCTCTGGCTTTCCAGCAACCTAATAACAATTCTCAGGCTTTCCAGCAACCTAATAACAATTCTCAGGCTTTCCAGCAACCTAATAACAATTCTCAGGCTTTCCAGCAACCTAATAATTCTTTTGCCTTATCTAATCAAACTAATAGTGCTAATGCTTCACAGCAGCAAACTGCCATGCTGTATACAGTGGACCAGGTAAACTCGGACACCCCCAATCAGCAACTTCCTATGTTTGGAGTCAGTCAAGGACAAACAGAGGTGGAGGCTGATAAGAACCAGAGATACCAGTCAACGTTACAATTTGCTGCCAACCTTCTTCTCCAACTacaacagcaacagcaacaAGCCCCAGGAGGACATGGGCCAGGACAATGA